A single window of Cellulomonas sp. NTE-D12 DNA harbors:
- a CDS encoding PD-(D/E)XK nuclease family protein — protein MEDAAETSDRSASRVPPGLSPSRAHDFLQCPLLFRLRVVDRLPEPTTEAAARGTLVHSVLEHLFDLPASERTMDAARALLLPRWAALCERSEAYAGLFADDAARDSWLVSAEGLLATYFTLEDPSRLEPRARELKVRAELDGGPQLRGVIDRVDVAPNGWVRVVDYKTGRSPRPGYEGDALFQMRFYAYVVWRTRGTLPRLLQLEYLGDGTVLRHEPTESEMLTLESRVRSIWAGVQETARSGDWRPRTSKLCDWCSFRQLCPAFGGTTPEVSDDAVERATGVRPERATVA, from the coding sequence ATCGAGGACGCGGCCGAGACCTCGGACCGGTCGGCGTCTCGCGTGCCGCCCGGGCTGTCACCCTCTCGCGCGCACGACTTCCTGCAGTGCCCGCTGCTGTTCCGCCTCCGCGTCGTCGACCGCCTTCCCGAGCCCACCACCGAGGCGGCCGCTCGCGGGACGCTGGTGCACTCCGTCCTCGAGCACCTCTTCGACCTGCCGGCATCCGAACGGACCATGGACGCCGCCCGGGCGCTGCTGCTGCCGCGATGGGCTGCGCTGTGCGAGAGGTCCGAGGCGTACGCCGGCCTGTTCGCGGACGACGCGGCGCGCGACTCCTGGCTCGTGTCCGCCGAGGGCCTGCTCGCGACCTACTTCACGCTCGAGGACCCGAGCCGCCTCGAACCACGCGCCCGGGAGCTGAAGGTGCGTGCGGAGCTCGACGGCGGTCCGCAGCTCCGTGGCGTCATCGACCGGGTCGACGTCGCACCCAACGGGTGGGTGCGGGTCGTGGACTACAAGACCGGCCGGTCTCCGCGCCCCGGCTACGAGGGCGACGCCCTGTTCCAGATGCGGTTCTACGCCTACGTCGTCTGGCGCACGCGCGGCACGCTCCCCCGCCTGCTGCAGCTGGAGTACCTCGGTGACGGGACCGTGCTGCGCCACGAACCGACCGAGTCCGAGATGCTCACCCTCGAGTCGCGGGTGCGGTCCATCTGGGCCGGCGTGCAGGAGACGGCGCGCAGCGGCGACTGGCGTCCACGGACCTCCAAGCTGTGCGACTGGTGCTCGTTCCGCCAGCTCTGCCCGGCCTTCGGCGGCACGACGCCCGAGGTGTCGGACGACGCGGTCGAGCGGGCGACCGGCGTACGGCCCGAACGGGCGACCGTCGCCTGA
- a CDS encoding ubiquitin-like protein Pup: MAGTEHVNRHQDDVPGDEPEAPTPAAPSAQARDAEVDALLEEIDDVLESNAEQFVRGFVQKGGQ, translated from the coding sequence ATGGCGGGAACCGAGCACGTCAACCGGCACCAGGACGACGTACCGGGCGACGAGCCCGAGGCCCCCACGCCCGCGGCGCCGTCGGCCCAGGCGCGGGACGCGGAGGTCGACGCGCTGCTGGAGGAGATCGACGACGTCCTCGAGTCCAACGCCGAGCAGTTCGTCCGCGGGTTCGTGCAGAAGGGTGGTCAGTGA
- the arc gene encoding proteasome ATPase, translating to MSDPVAPGRDLPREVAVLAAKNERLTEALVAAREQIVELKRQVDELAKPPGTYAVFLGARDDGTVDIISAGRKMHVGASPSLDVGQLQPGQEVMLNEALTVVEAGGYEKVGELVTIKEMLGEGRALVVGRGDEERVVRFAGQVASSGVRVGDALTIDSRSGFVFEVIPRAEVEELVLEEVPDIDYSDIGGLGAQIEAIRDAVELPFLHPELFREHGLKPPKGVLLYGPPGCGKTLIAKAVAHSLAATAASARGDDPNAARSYFLNVKGPELLNKYVGETERHIRLIFARAREKASQGHPVVVFFDEMESLFRTRGTGVSSDVETTIVPQLLAEIDGVERLENVIVIGASNREDMIDPAILRPGRLDVKIKIERPDAEGAREIFAKYLTPDLPIHADDIAEHGGSEVAAVEAMIARVVERMYSESDENRFLEVTYASGDKEVLYFKDFNSGAMIQNIVDRAKKSAIKDFLSTGHRGIRVDHLLASCVEEFRENEDLPNTTNPDDWARISGKKGERIVFIRTIVQGKKGVDTSRTIETVTSTGQYL from the coding sequence ATGAGCGACCCGGTTGCTCCTGGACGTGACCTGCCCCGCGAGGTGGCGGTCCTCGCCGCGAAGAACGAGCGGCTGACCGAGGCTCTCGTCGCGGCACGGGAGCAGATCGTCGAGCTCAAGCGGCAGGTGGACGAGCTGGCAAAGCCGCCCGGCACCTACGCGGTGTTCCTCGGCGCCCGCGACGACGGGACCGTGGACATCATCTCCGCCGGCCGCAAGATGCACGTCGGGGCCAGCCCGTCGCTGGACGTCGGTCAGCTGCAGCCCGGCCAGGAGGTCATGCTCAACGAGGCCCTCACCGTCGTCGAGGCGGGTGGGTACGAGAAGGTCGGCGAGCTCGTCACCATCAAGGAGATGCTCGGCGAGGGGCGTGCGCTCGTCGTCGGGCGCGGCGACGAGGAGCGGGTCGTCCGCTTCGCCGGCCAGGTGGCGTCGAGCGGCGTGCGGGTGGGCGACGCGCTGACGATCGACTCGCGCAGCGGGTTCGTCTTCGAGGTGATCCCGCGGGCCGAGGTCGAGGAGCTGGTCCTCGAGGAGGTCCCGGACATCGACTACTCGGACATCGGTGGCCTCGGCGCGCAGATCGAGGCGATCCGCGACGCGGTCGAGCTCCCCTTCCTGCACCCGGAGCTGTTTCGCGAGCACGGGCTCAAGCCGCCCAAGGGTGTGCTGCTCTACGGCCCTCCCGGCTGCGGCAAGACGCTGATCGCGAAGGCGGTGGCCCACTCGCTGGCGGCCACGGCGGCGTCGGCGCGCGGTGACGACCCCAACGCCGCCCGGTCGTACTTCCTCAACGTCAAGGGCCCCGAGCTGCTGAACAAGTACGTGGGGGAGACGGAGCGGCACATCCGGCTGATCTTCGCCCGCGCCCGGGAGAAGGCGTCGCAGGGGCATCCGGTCGTCGTGTTCTTCGACGAGATGGAGTCGCTGTTCCGCACCCGCGGCACCGGGGTGTCGTCCGACGTCGAGACGACGATCGTGCCCCAGCTCCTCGCCGAGATCGACGGCGTGGAGCGGCTCGAGAACGTCATCGTCATCGGGGCGTCCAACCGCGAGGACATGATCGACCCGGCGATCCTGCGCCCGGGTCGACTGGACGTGAAGATCAAGATCGAGCGCCCCGACGCCGAGGGCGCCCGCGAGATCTTCGCCAAGTACCTGACCCCCGACCTGCCGATCCACGCGGACGACATCGCCGAGCACGGCGGGTCCGAGGTCGCCGCCGTGGAGGCGATGATCGCGCGGGTCGTCGAGCGGATGTACTCCGAGAGCGACGAGAACCGGTTCCTGGAGGTCACCTACGCGAGCGGCGACAAGGAGGTCCTGTACTTCAAGGACTTCAACTCCGGCGCGATGATCCAGAACATCGTCGACCGGGCGAAGAAGTCGGCGATCAAGGACTTCCTGTCGACGGGTCACCGCGGCATCCGGGTCGACCACCTGCTGGCGTCCTGCGTCGAGGAGTTCCGCGAGAACGAGGACCTGCCCAACACGACGAACCCCGACGACTGGGCGCGCATCTCCGGCAAGAAGGGGGAGCGCATCGTCTTCATCCGGACGATCGTGCAGGGCAAGAAGGGTGTCGACACCTCGCGCACCATCGAGACGGTCACCAGCACGGGTCAGTACCTCTGA
- a CDS encoding site-2 protease family protein has product MSSPSDPRPPRQPGWVIGHVAGAPVVLAPSSLLAVVVLTAAYAPSVRSATRLGAGAYLVAAVFVVLLFASVLAHELAHGIVAKRRGQQPTAFVLTLWGGHTSFVGGSASPATSALVAVVGPLANLLLAGAFAGLRAVAPVGSLAEYLAWAGALSNGFVGVFNLLPGLPLDGGRLLEAAVWAGTRDRSRGTEVAGWVGRAVAAGLVLLAVVLPLAQGLPPSVFNLIWALLIAAFLWNGATASIRSARQQRVVHGLTLASVARPALAVAPEETVAVAGQHAVAAGASEVVLVAPDGRPAAYVDVDAAGRVPADVAATTPVSAVAVPLPVGAWVDGRLAGEALLEALSQASRLSPVVAVLVDGRVAGLVRTADVVAMLRV; this is encoded by the coding sequence GTGAGCAGCCCGTCGGACCCGCGCCCGCCCCGCCAGCCCGGCTGGGTGATCGGCCACGTGGCCGGCGCGCCCGTGGTGCTGGCGCCCTCGTCGTTGCTCGCCGTGGTGGTGCTGACGGCGGCCTACGCGCCGTCGGTGCGGAGCGCCACCCGGCTCGGCGCCGGTGCCTACCTCGTCGCCGCGGTGTTCGTCGTGCTGCTCTTCGCCTCCGTGCTGGCGCACGAGCTGGCCCACGGCATCGTGGCCAAGCGGCGCGGGCAGCAGCCGACGGCGTTCGTGCTGACCCTGTGGGGCGGGCACACCTCGTTCGTCGGCGGCAGCGCGTCACCGGCGACGTCGGCGCTGGTCGCCGTCGTCGGCCCGCTGGCGAACCTGCTCCTCGCCGGGGCGTTCGCCGGCCTGAGAGCGGTCGCGCCGGTCGGGTCGCTGGCGGAGTACCTCGCCTGGGCGGGCGCCCTGAGCAACGGCTTCGTCGGCGTCTTCAACCTGCTGCCCGGTCTGCCGCTGGACGGTGGCCGCCTGCTCGAGGCGGCCGTCTGGGCCGGGACCCGTGACCGTTCGCGTGGCACGGAGGTCGCCGGCTGGGTCGGGCGAGCCGTCGCCGCCGGCCTGGTGCTGCTCGCCGTGGTGCTGCCGCTCGCGCAGGGCCTGCCGCCGTCGGTGTTCAACCTGATCTGGGCGCTGCTGATCGCGGCCTTCCTCTGGAACGGCGCGACGGCATCGATCCGCTCCGCGCGGCAGCAGCGGGTGGTGCACGGCCTGACCCTGGCGTCGGTCGCCAGGCCGGCGCTGGCCGTCGCGCCCGAGGAGACCGTCGCCGTGGCCGGTCAGCACGCCGTCGCGGCCGGAGCGAGCGAGGTGGTGCTCGTCGCGCCGGACGGTCGGCCTGCCGCCTACGTCGACGTCGACGCGGCGGGTCGCGTCCCGGCTGACGTCGCGGCGACGACCCCGGTGAGCGCCGTGGCCGTCCCGCTGCCGGTCGGTGCGTGGGTCGACGGACGCCTTGCGGGCGAGGCCTTGCTCGAGGCGCTGTCCCAGGCGTCCCGGCTGTCGCCGGTCGTCGCCGTCCTGGTGGACGGCCGCGTCGCGGGGCTCGTCCGGACGGCCGACGTCGTGGCGATGCTGCGGGTCTAG
- a CDS encoding tRNA (adenine-N1)-methyltransferase, translating into MTDLPAASGPAPTGATRHTGPFRYGDRVQLTDPRGHLHTITLTEGGTFHTHKGWFAHAGLAGQPEGSVVRSSGGVEYLALRPLLADYVVAMPRGAAVVYPKDAGQVVAMADIFPGARVVEAGVGSGALTLFLLRAVGDGGQLHSIERREDFAAVARGNVEGFFGGPHPAWRLSVGDLADVLPQVAERGTVDRVVLDMLAPWENIEVVADALVPGGVLVCYVATTTQLSRLAEDLRTDGRFTEPAAWESMVRTWHLEGLAVRPDHRMIGHTGFLLTARRLADGVQAPLRRRRPAKGAYPVAADGAPVADAELWTAEELGEQPVSDKKVRRARREVGQPPETPAAP; encoded by the coding sequence GTGACCGACCTGCCTGCAGCCAGCGGACCCGCGCCGACGGGCGCCACCCGCCACACCGGACCCTTCCGGTACGGCGACCGCGTGCAGCTGACGGATCCGCGAGGTCATCTGCACACGATCACGCTGACCGAGGGCGGCACCTTCCACACCCACAAGGGCTGGTTCGCGCACGCCGGCCTCGCCGGTCAGCCCGAGGGGTCGGTGGTGCGCTCCTCCGGCGGCGTGGAGTACCTGGCGCTGCGGCCGCTGCTGGCCGACTACGTCGTCGCGATGCCCCGCGGCGCCGCCGTCGTCTACCCCAAGGACGCCGGGCAGGTCGTGGCGATGGCCGACATCTTCCCGGGGGCCCGCGTCGTCGAGGCAGGTGTGGGGTCCGGTGCCCTGACGCTGTTCCTGCTGCGCGCGGTGGGTGACGGCGGCCAGCTGCACTCGATAGAGCGGCGCGAGGACTTCGCCGCGGTGGCACGAGGGAACGTCGAGGGCTTCTTCGGCGGCCCGCACCCGGCGTGGCGTCTCTCGGTCGGGGACCTCGCCGACGTGCTCCCGCAGGTGGCCGAGCGCGGCACGGTCGACCGGGTCGTGCTCGACATGCTCGCCCCCTGGGAGAACATCGAGGTCGTCGCGGACGCACTCGTGCCGGGGGGAGTGCTGGTCTGCTACGTCGCGACGACAACCCAGCTGTCCCGGCTGGCCGAGGACCTGCGCACCGACGGGCGGTTCACCGAGCCCGCCGCCTGGGAGTCGATGGTCCGCACCTGGCACCTCGAGGGTCTGGCCGTGCGTCCGGACCACCGGATGATCGGCCACACCGGCTTCCTCCTGACGGCTCGTCGCCTGGCGGACGGAGTGCAGGCGCCGCTCCGACGCCGCCGCCCCGCCAAGGGCGCCTATCCCGTGGCGGCCGACGGGGCGCCTGTTGCCGACGCCGAGCTGTGGACCGCCGAGGAGCTCGGCGAGCAGCCGGTGTCGGACAAGAAGGTCCGGCGTGCGCGTCGGGAGGTCGGTCAGCCGCCGGAGACGCCCGCGGCGCCCTGA
- the dop gene encoding depupylase/deamidase Dop, whose amino-acid sequence MTVRRIMGIETEYGVLQPGHPLANPMLLSSHVVAVHAVAREGARAKARWDYDDEDPLHDARGFRLQRASAHPSLLTDDPAAPAPSGDGPHPMPRSTVEEYEDPGAANVILTNGARLYVDHAHPEYSSPEVTNPLDAVRWDRAGELVMLASVRALASVPALPDVVLYKNNVDGKGATYGTHENYLVERSVPFADLVHRLTPFLVTRQVFTGAGRVGIGQRGELPGFQLSQRADYIEAEVGLETTLRRPIVNTRDEPHADPARWRRLHVIIGDATMLEPATYLRLGTTSLVLWLIEKALVDGGPAALAAVDQLALADPVGAVHLVSHDLTLTERLDLADGRRLTALEIQRVYLDSVLGALEPTGRIDPQTRDVLDRWTSLLDRLGTDPASCAREVEWLAKLRLLEGMRRRDQLGWDHPRLAAVDLQWSDVRPERGLYHRLAAAGAVELLVPDDDVVQAVRHAPEDTRAYFRGEAVARYPGQVSAASWDSVVFDVPGSHSLQRVPMRDPARGTRAHVGDLLDRSPDAATLLAALGA is encoded by the coding sequence GTGACCGTCCGGCGCATCATGGGGATCGAGACCGAGTACGGCGTGCTCCAGCCCGGGCACCCGCTCGCCAACCCGATGCTGCTGTCGAGCCACGTCGTCGCAGTGCACGCCGTCGCCCGCGAGGGTGCCCGGGCGAAGGCGCGCTGGGACTACGACGACGAGGACCCGCTGCACGACGCTCGCGGCTTCCGGCTGCAGCGCGCCTCGGCGCACCCGTCGCTGCTGACGGACGACCCGGCCGCTCCGGCGCCGTCGGGCGACGGGCCCCACCCGATGCCGCGCTCGACCGTCGAGGAGTACGAGGACCCCGGCGCCGCGAACGTGATCCTGACCAACGGGGCACGCCTCTACGTCGACCACGCGCACCCCGAGTACTCCAGCCCCGAGGTGACCAACCCGCTCGACGCCGTGCGCTGGGACCGGGCCGGGGAGCTGGTGATGCTCGCCTCCGTCCGCGCCCTCGCCTCCGTGCCCGCGTTGCCGGACGTCGTCCTGTACAAGAACAACGTCGACGGCAAGGGCGCGACGTACGGGACGCACGAGAACTACCTGGTCGAACGGTCAGTCCCGTTCGCCGATCTCGTCCACCGCCTGACGCCGTTCCTGGTGACGCGGCAGGTGTTCACCGGGGCGGGGCGGGTGGGGATCGGGCAGCGCGGCGAGCTTCCCGGCTTCCAGCTCTCGCAGCGGGCCGACTACATCGAGGCCGAGGTTGGGCTCGAGACCACGCTGCGGCGTCCGATCGTCAACACGCGGGACGAGCCGCACGCCGACCCGGCGCGCTGGCGTCGCCTGCACGTGATCATCGGCGACGCCACGATGCTGGAGCCGGCCACCTACCTCCGCCTGGGCACGACCTCCCTGGTCCTGTGGCTGATCGAGAAGGCGTTGGTGGACGGCGGCCCGGCTGCACTCGCGGCGGTCGACCAGCTCGCGCTCGCCGACCCGGTCGGTGCCGTGCACCTGGTCAGTCACGACCTCACCCTCACCGAGCGGTTGGATCTCGCGGACGGTCGGCGGTTGACCGCCTTGGAGATCCAGCGGGTCTACCTCGACTCGGTGCTCGGCGCCCTGGAACCGACGGGCCGGATCGACCCGCAGACCCGTGACGTGCTGGATCGGTGGACGTCGCTGCTCGACCGGCTCGGCACAGACCCTGCGTCGTGCGCCCGCGAGGTGGAGTGGCTGGCAAAGCTGCGGCTGCTCGAGGGGATGCGTCGGCGCGACCAGCTCGGGTGGGACCACCCTCGTCTGGCAGCCGTGGACCTGCAGTGGTCGGACGTGCGGCCGGAGCGGGGCCTGTATCACCGGCTCGCCGCCGCCGGCGCGGTCGAGCTCCTCGTGCCCGACGACGACGTCGTGCAGGCGGTGCGGCACGCACCCGAGGACACACGCGCGTACTTCCGCGGCGAGGCGGTGGCGCGGTACCCCGGCCAGGTGTCGGCGGCGTCATGGGACTCCGTCGTCTTCGACGTCCCAGGATCGCACTCCCTGCAGCGGGTGCCGATGCGGGACCCCGCACGAGGGACGCGGGCCCACGTCGGCGACCTGCTGGACCGCAGTCCGGATGCCGCGACCCTGCTGGCGGCGCTGGGAGCCTGA
- a CDS encoding PAC2 family protein gives MLAAFEGWNDAGSAATEALTHLHQAWDAEQIDELDPEEYHDFQVNRPVIAVDEDGVRRISWPSTSVAVARGPRTGRQVVLVHGIEPSMRWRRYCNEVLDIAAGLGVRTVVTVGALLADVPHTRPIPVNATSEDAVVRAALGLEASTYEGPTGIVGVLQHEAAARGMQSLSLWAAVPHYVAHPPSPKASLAILHRIEQLLGESIPLGELPDDAAAWQAGVDELAGEDSEIGDYVRQLEQAKDTAELPEASGEAIAQEFERYLRRRDTGNGG, from the coding sequence ATGCTGGCGGCGTTCGAGGGCTGGAACGACGCCGGCTCCGCGGCGACGGAGGCCCTGACCCACCTCCACCAGGCCTGGGACGCCGAGCAGATCGACGAGCTGGACCCCGAGGAGTACCACGACTTCCAGGTGAACCGTCCGGTGATCGCCGTGGACGAGGACGGCGTCCGCCGGATCAGCTGGCCCAGCACCTCCGTCGCTGTTGCACGGGGCCCGCGCACGGGACGCCAGGTGGTGCTGGTGCACGGCATCGAGCCCTCGATGCGGTGGCGGCGCTACTGCAACGAGGTGCTCGACATCGCCGCGGGCTTGGGCGTCCGGACCGTCGTCACCGTCGGCGCGCTGCTCGCGGACGTGCCGCACACACGCCCGATCCCGGTGAACGCCACCAGTGAGGACGCCGTGGTCCGCGCCGCCCTCGGCCTGGAGGCCAGCACCTACGAAGGCCCCACCGGGATCGTGGGGGTGCTCCAGCACGAGGCGGCCGCGCGTGGCATGCAGTCCCTCTCGCTGTGGGCGGCCGTGCCGCACTACGTCGCGCACCCTCCCTCGCCTAAGGCGTCCCTGGCGATCCTGCACCGGATCGAGCAGCTTCTCGGGGAGTCGATCCCGCTGGGCGAGCTCCCGGACGACGCCGCGGCCTGGCAGGCGGGGGTCGACGAGCTGGCGGGCGAGGACTCCGAGATCGGCGACTACGTGCGCCAGCTGGAGCAGGCGAAGGACACCGCCGAGCTGCCCGAGGCGAGCGGCGAGGCGATCGCGCAGGAGTTCGAGCGCTACCTGCGTCGGCGCGACACCGGCAACGGCGGCTGA
- a CDS encoding HAD family phosphatase, whose amino-acid sequence MLELPAAVLWDMDGTLIDTEPYWMAAETELVEAYSGVWTAADAVDMIGSSMAVCAAALQARGVTLTALEIAEALNSRVGAAVAAGIPWKPGAVELLTELSGSGVPQALVTSSQAVLAAPFAEAVGLFDVVVAGDHVANSKPHPEPYLTAARLLGVEPGLCVAVEDSPSGVAAALAAGARVVALASPSTVPPAPELSRASGLTDLDLATLARVGAGHVLDLRAA is encoded by the coding sequence ATGCTCGAGCTGCCCGCCGCCGTCCTGTGGGACATGGACGGCACCCTCATCGACACCGAGCCGTACTGGATGGCCGCGGAGACCGAGCTGGTCGAGGCGTACTCCGGGGTCTGGACCGCCGCCGACGCGGTGGACATGATCGGGTCGTCGATGGCGGTGTGCGCCGCTGCCCTCCAGGCGCGGGGGGTGACCCTGACCGCGCTCGAGATCGCCGAGGCGCTGAACTCCCGCGTCGGGGCCGCGGTGGCCGCCGGCATCCCGTGGAAGCCGGGGGCGGTCGAGCTGCTCACGGAGCTGAGCGGTTCCGGTGTGCCGCAGGCCCTGGTCACGTCGTCGCAGGCTGTTCTCGCCGCTCCGTTCGCCGAGGCGGTGGGGCTGTTCGACGTCGTGGTCGCCGGTGACCACGTCGCGAACTCCAAGCCGCACCCGGAGCCGTATCTCACGGCCGCGCGCCTGCTCGGTGTCGAGCCAGGCCTGTGCGTGGCCGTCGAGGACTCACCGTCCGGCGTGGCGGCGGCCCTCGCCGCGGGTGCCCGGGTGGTGGCCCTGGCCTCGCCGTCGACGGTGCCGCCGGCACCCGAGCTCAGCCGGGCCTCCGGGCTGACCGATCTCGATCTGGCCACGCTGGCCCGGGTCGGTGCCGGGCACGTGCTCGACCTGCGCGCCGCCTGA
- the prcA gene encoding proteasome subunit alpha, whose protein sequence is MSMPFYVSPEQLMKDRADYARKGIARGRSVVVLQYDDGVAFATENPSRALHKVSEIYDRIAFAAVGKYNEFENLRVAGVRYADLRGYSYDRVDVTARGLANAYAQTLGTVFTTESKPLEVELVVVEVGREPAGDQIYRLSYDGSVADEHGWVAMGGQSDRLAAIIGEHWRPGMSLAEVLELGVRALGAPAEDGAAPRALGASSLEVAVLDRTRPRRAFRRLTGALLEDVLGTGPTEAPRPGPGSAEPGGDEHPPGPEDGPSAEQPEDSAR, encoded by the coding sequence ATGAGCATGCCCTTCTACGTCTCGCCCGAGCAGCTGATGAAGGACCGCGCGGACTACGCCCGCAAGGGCATCGCGCGGGGGCGGTCGGTCGTGGTGCTGCAGTACGACGACGGTGTCGCCTTCGCGACGGAGAACCCGTCCCGCGCGCTGCACAAGGTCTCGGAGATCTACGACCGGATCGCGTTCGCCGCCGTCGGCAAGTACAACGAGTTCGAGAACCTGCGGGTGGCCGGCGTGCGGTACGCGGACCTCCGCGGGTACTCCTACGACCGCGTCGACGTCACGGCGCGGGGCCTCGCGAACGCCTACGCGCAGACGCTCGGAACGGTCTTCACCACCGAGTCGAAGCCGCTCGAGGTCGAGCTCGTCGTCGTCGAGGTCGGTCGCGAGCCGGCGGGGGACCAGATCTACCGCCTCAGCTACGACGGATCGGTCGCCGACGAGCACGGCTGGGTGGCGATGGGCGGGCAGTCGGACCGGCTGGCGGCGATCATCGGTGAGCACTGGCGGCCCGGCATGAGCCTCGCCGAGGTCCTCGAGCTCGGCGTCCGTGCCCTCGGCGCGCCGGCAGAGGACGGTGCAGCGCCTCGGGCCCTCGGCGCGTCGAGCCTCGAGGTCGCGGTGCTCGACCGCACGCGACCGCGGCGCGCCTTCCGTCGCCTGACGGGGGCGCTGCTGGAGGACGTCCTGGGCACCGGACCGACCGAGGCGCCCCGGCCGGGGCCGGGCTCGGCCGAGCCCGGCGGGGACGAGCATCCGCCTGGTCCGGAGGACGGACCGAGCGCCGAGCAGCCGGAGGACTCCGCTCGCTGA
- the prcB gene encoding proteasome subunit beta — protein sequence MSTDAHPAGRLPAAFTTPGTSSFVEFLGGYAPQLLPASRAVEAGAPAAVLNAPHGTTIVALVFDGGVVLAGDRRATMGSMIASRHIEKVFPADDYSAVGIAGTAGLAVELVRLFQLELEHYEKIEGSLLSLDGKANRLATIIRGQLPMALQGLAVVPLFAGFDLDRGVGRIFSYDVTGGRYEEQEHHAVGSGSVFARGSLKKRWRSGMTAVEAVRVAVEALVDAADDDSATGGPDSDRGIYPVVATVTEAGYLRVPDPELAAATDEVRAARREGRGGPAR from the coding sequence GTGAGCACCGACGCCCATCCGGCCGGGCGCCTGCCGGCAGCCTTCACCACGCCGGGGACCTCGTCCTTCGTCGAGTTCCTCGGCGGGTACGCCCCGCAGCTGCTGCCTGCCTCCCGAGCGGTCGAGGCGGGCGCTCCCGCGGCCGTCCTGAACGCACCGCACGGCACCACCATCGTCGCCCTGGTCTTCGACGGCGGGGTCGTGCTCGCGGGCGACCGGCGAGCGACCATGGGATCGATGATCGCCAGCCGGCACATCGAGAAGGTCTTCCCGGCAGACGACTACTCCGCGGTAGGCATCGCCGGCACGGCGGGCCTGGCGGTCGAGCTGGTGCGGCTGTTCCAGCTGGAGCTCGAGCACTACGAGAAGATCGAGGGCTCGCTCCTGTCGCTGGACGGCAAGGCGAACCGGCTCGCCACGATCATCCGGGGACAGCTCCCGATGGCGCTGCAAGGGCTCGCCGTCGTGCCCCTCTTCGCCGGTTTCGACCTCGACCGAGGCGTCGGACGGATCTTCTCCTACGACGTGACGGGCGGTCGGTACGAGGAGCAGGAGCACCACGCCGTCGGGTCCGGCTCCGTCTTCGCACGTGGCTCGCTGAAGAAGCGGTGGCGCTCCGGCATGACGGCGGTCGAGGCGGTGCGCGTCGCCGTGGAGGCCCTTGTCGACGCGGCGGACGACGACTCGGCGACGGGCGGCCCGGACAGCGACCGCGGGATCTACCCCGTCGTCGCGACGGTCACCGAGGCCGGCTACCTGCGGGTGCCCGACCCGGAGCTGGCGGCGGCGACGGACGAGGTCCGCGCGGCTCGGCGCGAGGGACGAGGAGGGCCGGCACGATGA